In the Candidatus Thermoplasmatota archaeon genome, GATCCGCTGGTAGTCGGAGTACTCCTTCCTGAGTAGATCAAATCCCTTGTCCGTTAGCTTGATCCTCTGTCTCCTGGCACCGAGATCCCTCTCGATAAGCCCATCACCGAGCAACTCCAATATCTTCTTCGAAGCAGACTGTTGGCTGATCTCGAGGACGTTCCCGAGCTCTCTTGAAGAAATCGCGATGTAGTCGTGCACTCCACCCATCAGGGCGATGTGCTTCAGCGTCGCAATCTGCTTCTCATGCATGGCGCTGCTCGGATAAGCTAGCCATCATAATAGCTTTTCGTCATCGATGTGTTCAGAAATCGTCGACCACCAGGTAACGCTCGGCCCGCAACCTGATGACTGGAATGCGCTCTTTCCGGAGCCGGCCGATCAGCTCTCTGTCGTTAGTCAATACGGCCGCCGACCGCTCCTCCGCAATACTAAGGACCGCATCGTCGCCTCTCAATTCGGTCTCGACGATCTGATACTTCCTTGCCAATGCGAGCGCGGCCTTCGTGTTCTTGTCGACAACGTTGGAGAGCTCTCCCAGGACCGA is a window encoding:
- a CDS encoding twitching motility protein PilT yields the protein MAPSNRRVMLLPKAIVLDANALLMPFQFKVNIDRELKRLFGEIPVFVPSSVLGELSNVVDKNTKAALALARKYQIVETELRGDDAVLSIAEERSAAVLTNDRELIGRLRKERIPVIRLRAERYLVVDDF